A region of the Microbacterium sp. SL75 genome:
GGGTCGGGGCGCGTACGAGACCGCCGTCGACGGCGCCGCGGGCGTGTGCCCCGTCGATCACACGGCGCGCCGCCTCATCATCGACCTCGGCCTCCCCCGCAACGTCGACCCCGATGTCGCCACCGTCCCGGGCGTCGACCTGCTCGACCTCGAGACGATCCGCCTGCACGCCCCACTCGAAGAGCTTCAGGCGACCGACGCGGCACGCGATCTCGTGCGCGACGCGGCCCGCCGCTTCGCCTCGGTCGGCGAGCGCAAGAACATCACCCCCGCCGTCGTGGCCCTGCGCGCGCACGTCTTCGGCGTGCTCGACGCCGAGGTCGCCCGCGTGCGCGCCCGCGGCGACGAGGGCGGTCAGACCGAGCAGGCGCTTCGTCACCTCGTCGGCGTGCTGCTGCACACCCCGACCACCCGGGCGCACGAACTCGCTGAGACCGGCCGCGCCGACGAGTACATCGACGCTCTTTCGGCGCTGTTCGGCATCGAGGTCGCCGACCCCGCGGCCGCCGAGCGTCGCGGTATCGCCGACGCGGGCTGAGCGCCCTCCCACCCTCATCGCGCCGCGGCCCTCGGTGTGGGGAGCGGGTCTCCGCGCCGGCGGCGGAGGAGCCGGATACCTCGTCGAAACGCGCGCGTCGGGCAGGATGGATGCCGTGAGCACACCGGCATCCGAGGTCTACGTCGTCGCGGGAGAACGTCGGCGCGGGAATGCTCCGCGGTGGGCGGCGACGCTCGTGTTGGGGCTGCTGCAGATTGAGGAAGACGCGCCGTCCGTGTCGGAGACGGTGATCCGCCGGGTCGACAGGTCGCTCGTGAAACGACTGAAGCCGGGCAGCGTCTCGCACTTCGAGAAACAGATCTCCGAGGTCACCGCCGACCTCGCTTCGATGGATGCCGTGCCCTTCGCGCGGAAATGGATCGCCGAGCCCGACGCAGCCGCGGCGGGCGACGAAACGGCATCCGGCTGACGTAGCGGTGGCGACCTGACGCCGACTCGGGAGCGAGATGCGCTCTCGCCCGCCCGCGTCGAGACGCGCGAGAATGAGCACATGAGCCTGCGCATCACCGACGACCCCGCCGCCGACGAACTGCTGTCGAGCAACCCGCTCGCTCTGCTGATCGGCATGCTGCTCGACCAGCAGGTCGCGATGGAGACCGCGTTCGCCGGACCGCTGAAGATCCAGGAGCGCACCGGGGCGATGGATGCCGGCGCGATCGCGCACCAGGACCCCGACGACTTCGCCGCCGCGTTCTCGCAGTCGCCCGCGGTGCACCGCTACCCCGGGTCGATGGCGGGGCGCGTGCAGGCGCTGTGCGCGGCGATCGAGCAGGACTGGGGCGGCAAGGCCGAGAATCTCTGGACGCGCGACGACCCTGACGGCAGAACCGTCCTGAAGCGTCTGAAGGCGCTGCCCGGCTTCGGCGAGCAGAAGGCGAAGATCTTCCTCGCCCTGCTCGGCAAGCAGCGCGGTTTCGACGGCGCCGGATGGCGCGAAGCGTCGGCACCCTACGGCGAGGAGGGGTCGTTCCGGTCGGTCGCCGACATCGTGAGCCCGGAGTCGCTCACCAAGGTGCGCGAGACCAAGCGGGCCGCGAAAGCGGCCGCGAAGGACGCGACGACGAAGTAGGCGCTGCCTCCTTCACCGGAGAGACCTGATCGCGAGGGCGACCGCCCTCACCTCACGGATGCGGCGCTCGTACGTGGCCGCGATCACGATGAGGAGCACACCGGCGATGCCGAGCCACAGCCACCACAGGCCGGAGGCACTCTCGTAGAGCGACGTGATCCACGGCCAGAGCTGGGCGACGGCGTGGACGATCAGCACGATGCCGCCGAGCAGAACCGGGGCCTGCCACCGGAACCGGGCACCGACCAGCAGCGTCGCCAGAGCGATGACGCCGAGAGCGAGGACGCGCCACAGCGCGTTGCCGCTCGAGAAGTCGAACAGCAGCGAGGGGACGAGCAGCAGCGCCAGACCGATACCGAGTGCCGGCCACGTCCGCAACGCTGGACGCTGACGGAGAGTCCGGATGCCGTGGACCAGGAGCGCCGCAGCGAGCGGCGCCGTGGCCGCCTCCACGGGATCGGCACTGCCGAGAACGATCGCCAGGAGCGCGAGGACGGCCGACAGGCCGATCGCGGCCCACCGCACGGCCGCATCCCGCCACCACAGACCGACGGCGAGGACGGCGACGAGCGTCACGACCAGACGCAGGGGGCCCTCGCCCGTGGCCGAGAGACGGGTGGCGGTGAGAGCCACCGCGACAGCGGGCGCGGCGATCGCGAGAGCCTGGGACAGCCCGGGCAGGACGTCTGTGCGCCGACGGCGGAGGAGGACGGCCGTGACCACCAGAGGAACGGTCGCGGCGACGAGCCAGAGGTCGAACAGCGCGGTCGCGAGCTCGTGCAGGCCGCGCAGCGACGCGGCCACGATCAGCCCGAGGGAGGCGACGGCGATCAGCGGGGTCGCCAGCGGGGCGAGCGCGCCGCGAAGCAGAACAGCCCCGACCACCAGCACGGCGATCGCCGCCAGCGTCACGCCGATCGCGCGCACCAGCGACGCGTCGGCGAGCGCCGCTGAGGGCAGGAGCCCGACCGCCGCACCGCCGACGGCGAACAGCACCGAGGCCGGGGCGACAGGGCGGCGACGGTCGAAGAGAGCGGCAGCGATCCACACGAGCGCGAGAGGAACGGTCGCCCACTCGATCGGGCGGATATCCGCCCCCACGCCGATGAGGGCGACGAGGCCCGCTCCGGAGTGCGCGGTGATCGCGAGCGGCATTCCCCCGAGCCGGTGGCGCACGCGCAGGGCGGCGACGCCGACGGCACCGAGCAGCACGACCGCGATCATCATGCGCCCGATCGGGCCGCCGTCGACGGCGACCAGCACAGCCGATCCGAGCGCGAGGAGTGCGGCGGCCCCGACCAGAGCGCTGCGCGCGGACGACCCCGCCCACGGGGCCGGGCGTCGCGCGACGCCCGCGGCGGCTGCGCCGATCGCCGCCACCGACACCACGACCACGAGATCCGCGATGCCGATGCCGCCCCGGTCGACGGGGCGTACGAGCTGCGCGACCGTGAGCAGCACGAGCGCGAGCGCCCCGGCGGCGGCGACCGCGACGGGGAGTTCGTCGGGGGTCCGCGGCGGACGTACCCAGGCCCCGACCACCAGGACCGCGGCCGAGAGGACCGCAACCGCCAGCACGTGGACGAGATCTCCCGGGGCCGAGAGGGCGCTGGGAGCGAGCGCGACGGTGGTTCCCGCGGCGGCGATCACCGCGGGCGTGACCGCGGAACGATCCCCTCCCAGCCGCCGAGCGCGCTCGTGACCGGCCGCGATGCCGAGCAGCGCGATGCCGACCGGCACGGTGAAGAGCTCGACGGTCTCGGTCTGCTGCCAGAACAGTCGCGTCCACAGCGCGAGGGTGCCCAGCACGAGCGCGAGCCAGATGAGGTGCCGGCGCGGACCGCGAGAGCGGAAGAGACCGTCGCCGTCGGTCGCCCACAGCACAGCGGTCACCGCCGCGAGCAGGAGCGGAAGCCACCGGACTCCCTGCGAGGGGACGACGACGATCGACAGGGCGGCCACGAGCGCGGCCCCCGCGTCGAGGCAGGCACGGGTGGACGTGTCCGCGCGGAGGAGGCGCAGGGCTGCCGCGGCGCTGACGAGGGCGATCGCCGCATAGACGATCGCCGGCACCAGCGGCAGCGGCTCGATCAGCCGGAGCGCAGAACCGGCCGCGCCCGCGACGAGCAGGGGCGTCATGACCGCCGCGAAGGGTCGCGCGACGCGCCACGGCCGGTACGGCGTCGTGAGGACAGCCGCCGACGCGACCGCGGCGACCAGCGCGCACACGAGCATCCAGCCGTCGGCCGCGGTGCCCGTGCGGAACCACAGCGCGGGGGCGGCGACCACCACGATCGCTGACAGGGCGGCGACGACGCCGGCGCTGCGTTGCGCGACGTCGAGACCCCGCCGTCGCCAGAGCGGGGCGACGACGGCCACGAGACACAGGGATGCCATCGCGAGAGGAACCGTGGTCGGCGTGGCGCCGGCGATGACGAGGTCGGCTCCGGCGCGCAGCGCCCCGGGAACGAGGATGGCGCTCCCCGACAGGAACAGGACGACCCCGACCGTGGACGGCACCCGGATACCGGGATGCGCGCCGGCGACCGCGGCGAGCACGGCGGCGACCACGACGCTGGACAGCCCCCACGCGAGCGGAGAGGAGAACGACGACAACCACCCCGCGCCGAGGGCGAGGAAACCCCCGACCGCGGCGAGGGAGATGTCGCCGCGACGGCGGCGGAGGACGATGACGGCGACCACGGCGAGCGCCAGGTACCAGGCGACCACGAGGATCACGACACGCAGCTGAGGTCCCGCGAGCAGGGCGACGGCCGCCCCGGCGATCAGCGCGGGAGCGCGGCGCTGCGCCCACGATCCCGACAGACGCCAGACCGCGACCGCGAGCAGGACGATCGCCGCGAGTGCGATCACGGCCGCCGTGCTGACGGCATCCGGGGCATCGAGGTCGAGGGCGGATCGCCCGAAGACGACGATCGACCGACCCACCACGGCTCCGACAGCATTCATCGCGGCGACCAGCGGCAGGATCGCGGCAACGGCGGCGGCGATCGCCGCGGCCAGAGAAGCGACGACGACGGTCGTCCGCCCGAGGCCCGGAGCGGCGCGACGCGCGGCGGCGTCGAGCCCCAGCGCGACGGCCGAGGCGACGAGCACCGGGACGGTGACCGACAGGGTCGCGTCGGCCGCACGGACGACCGTGCCCGCGATCTCCACCCCGAGGACGACGACCGCGGCCACCGCGGCCGTCGGCGCCAGGCTCGCGGCACCTCGGCGCGCGAACGACCGGGCGTGGAGGGCGAGACCGAGGGCGAGCACCGCACCGAGGACCGCGGGGGTCGCTGTGCTGCGCGGGTCGACGATCAGGGCGGAGGTCATCGCGACGACCGCACCGACGGCGGCGAGACCCCGGACGACCCCGATCTCGATCGTCAACGCCGGGCGAGGAGCCCGAGCGAGGAGCGGCGCGAACGGTGCCGCGAGGGCCAGAAGCAGCAGCACCAGCCCCCACGCGTACCACCCGAGGGCCGCATCGCGCGTGAAGAGACCGGCGACCAGCATCGCGGGCCCGACCGCGAGGGCCGCGACGGCGACCGAGAGCGGAGCGCGCAGGCGCGACAGACGCGACCAGCCCACGAACGCGGCACCCGCGACCACCGTCGTCGCGCCCCAGTACACGCTCGGTTCGAGGCTCGCCGCCCCGCCCAGGTCATTGGCGCGGACGGCCCAGACATCGAGAGCCACGAAAGCGATCCCGAGCAGCGCGATGCCCTCGGAGGTGGCGCCGAGACCGCGTCGGCGCAGGAACGACGCGGTGGCGATGATCGCGGCCGTGACGAGTCCGATGATGACGGAGCGCAGGACGAGGCCGCCGCTGATCCACGCGACGGTGAGGAAGAAGGCCGCGGCCACGGCGAGGAGGACCACGCCGACCGACAGGAGGAAGACCTGGACGCTCGAACGCCGGGGCGCGGACGGCCCCGCGGGGACGGGTGAGGACGGCTCCACGGGGGGAACACCGTCGGACGGAGGCACGGCCGGGGAGCCTGGTCCCGGCTGGGCCAGCGGCCCCGGGGGGATCACCGGCCCCGACGGTGGCGCGAACACCACGTCGGCGGCTGCGACCGGAGCCGATGCCGTCGTCGAGAGCGGTGCGGGCGCAGCCGCGATCGAGTCGCCCGGGGGCGCCGCCACCGGGAATGGCAGCACCGGGTGGAGCTCGGGCGCCGGGGGAGCCGGCATCCGCTCGTCTTCTGCGCGGGCTGCCGCAGCCGCGGCCTCCGCATCACGGTGCACCCGCATGAGGACGTCGGCGCGCTCGTCGACGAGCGCGACGATCCGCTGGGACAGTTCGAGCACACGCGCCGTGCGCGCATCGGTCAGGTCGAGACCGCAGGAGGCACACGGGGATGCGGCGATCGGCGTGAAGCACGACGGGCAGCGCGAGGTGTCGACGAGTGCGCCCGGCCCCGGCGGCCACGCGAACCCGGAGAGTTGTGCCCCAGCGTCGACTTCCGTCATCGTGCCCCCTCGGCGTCGGTCGTCGCCCCAGGCTAGCGAAGTGCGAGGGCGGCGCCGAGGTTGTCCACCGCGTCCTTCCTCCCCAACCGGGGCGGCGAGCTCAGTGGCGCGGCGCGGAGCCCCCTGTCGTCTCTTCGAAGACCGTCTCTCCTGCCCGCACGGTCCGCACGACGCGCGCGCTCAGCAGCGTGGCCGCGCCCTCGGCGAAGGGGTCGGCGTCGAGGACGGCGAAGTCCGCCGCGAAACCGGGGGCCAGCCGGCCGCGCCAGTCACCGTCGCCCACCGAGGCCGCCGTGTCGCGCGTGGCGTGGGCGATGCTGTCGGCCAGCGGCAGGGCGAACTGGGGATGCACCGCCGGAACCGACGTGTCCAGCGCCGAGGCCCGGGTCGTCGCGACGTACATGTTCGCGAGAGCGTCGTACGGGGCGGTCGGGGCGTCGGTCGAGAAAGCCAGCAGCGTCCCCGCCTGCTCGTACTCCGGCCACGCGAAGGCTCGGTCGGCGCGCTCGTCGCCCAGCATGGCGGCCCAGTTCGGGTATATCGCCGGGTCGGCGTGCACGGGCTGCATGGATGCCGTGACCCCGAGGCGTGCCATCCGCTCGGCGGTTCCGGGAGCGGCGTACTCGAGGTGCTCGATGCGGTGGCGCCGGGGCAGCTCGCCGTTGGCGGCGTAGGCGCGCTCGAGCGCGGTGAGGGCGTCGTCGCTCGCGGCGTCGCCGATCGCGTGCATGGCGATCTGCAGGCCCGCGGCGTCGGCGGCGCCCACGACCGGCGCGAGGTCGATGAGGGGCCAGATGGGTGCGGCGTTCGATCCGTCGGCGTAGGGCGCGCCCATCGCCGCCGTGCACGCGTCGATCGTGCCGTCGAGGATGAGCTTGATACCCACCACCCGCACCCACGACGATCGGGTGCGCTCCACCAGCTCGATCACGCGGTCGATCTGCGCGAGGTTCTGTTCGCGATCGCCCGTGTTCTCGACGAGCCAGTGCGCGGCGAGCCGGATCGGGAGCGTGCCACCGTGCCGCTCCGCCGCCCGCTCGAAGGCGGCGAGGCCGTGCTCGTTGAACGCCATGTCCACCACGCCGACCACCCCGGCGCGCACGT
Encoded here:
- a CDS encoding SCO7613 C-terminal domain-containing membrane protein; this translates as MTEVDAGAQLSGFAWPPGPGALVDTSRCPSCFTPIAASPCASCGLDLTDARTARVLELSQRIVALVDERADVLMRVHRDAEAAAAAARAEDERMPAPPAPELHPVLPFPVAAPPGDSIAAAPAPLSTTASAPVAAADVVFAPPSGPVIPPGPLAQPGPGSPAVPPSDGVPPVEPSSPVPAGPSAPRRSSVQVFLLSVGVVLLAVAAAFFLTVAWISGGLVLRSVIIGLVTAAIIATASFLRRRGLGATSEGIALLGIAFVALDVWAVRANDLGGAASLEPSVYWGATTVVAGAAFVGWSRLSRLRAPLSVAVAALAVGPAMLVAGLFTRDAALGWYAWGLVLLLLALAAPFAPLLARAPRPALTIEIGVVRGLAAVGAVVAMTSALIVDPRSTATPAVLGAVLALGLALHARSFARRGAASLAPTAAVAAVVVLGVEIAGTVVRAADATLSVTVPVLVASAVALGLDAAARRAAPGLGRTTVVVASLAAAIAAAVAAILPLVAAMNAVGAVVGRSIVVFGRSALDLDAPDAVSTAAVIALAAIVLLAVAVWRLSGSWAQRRAPALIAGAAVALLAGPQLRVVILVVAWYLALAVVAVIVLRRRRGDISLAAVGGFLALGAGWLSSFSSPLAWGLSSVVVAAVLAAVAGAHPGIRVPSTVGVVLFLSGSAILVPGALRAGADLVIAGATPTTVPLAMASLCLVAVVAPLWRRRGLDVAQRSAGVVAALSAIVVVAAPALWFRTGTAADGWMLVCALVAAVASAAVLTTPYRPWRVARPFAAVMTPLLVAGAAGSALRLIEPLPLVPAIVYAAIALVSAAAALRLLRADTSTRACLDAGAALVAALSIVVVPSQGVRWLPLLLAAVTAVLWATDGDGLFRSRGPRRHLIWLALVLGTLALWTRLFWQQTETVELFTVPVGIALLGIAAGHERARRLGGDRSAVTPAVIAAAGTTVALAPSALSAPGDLVHVLAVAVLSAAVLVVGAWVRPPRTPDELPVAVAAAGALALVLLTVAQLVRPVDRGGIGIADLVVVVSVAAIGAAAAGVARRPAPWAGSSARSALVGAAALLALGSAVLVAVDGGPIGRMMIAVVLLGAVGVAALRVRHRLGGMPLAITAHSGAGLVALIGVGADIRPIEWATVPLALVWIAAALFDRRRPVAPASVLFAVGGAAVGLLPSAALADASLVRAIGVTLAAIAVLVVGAVLLRGALAPLATPLIAVASLGLIVAASLRGLHELATALFDLWLVAATVPLVVTAVLLRRRRTDVLPGLSQALAIAAPAVAVALTATRLSATGEGPLRLVVTLVAVLAVGLWWRDAAVRWAAIGLSAVLALLAIVLGSADPVEAATAPLAAALLVHGIRTLRQRPALRTWPALGIGLALLLVPSLLFDFSSGNALWRVLALGVIALATLLVGARFRWQAPVLLGGIVLIVHAVAQLWPWITSLYESASGLWWLWLGIAGVLLIVIAATYERRIREVRAVALAIRSLR
- a CDS encoding HhH-GPD-type base excision DNA repair protein, which translates into the protein MSLRITDDPAADELLSSNPLALLIGMLLDQQVAMETAFAGPLKIQERTGAMDAGAIAHQDPDDFAAAFSQSPAVHRYPGSMAGRVQALCAAIEQDWGGKAENLWTRDDPDGRTVLKRLKALPGFGEQKAKIFLALLGKQRGFDGAGWREASAPYGEEGSFRSVADIVSPESLTKVRETKRAAKAAAKDATTK
- a CDS encoding amidohydrolase, with amino-acid sequence MTRTLYRGGRIFTAHTDPSRQWTDAMAVDGETIAALGSEALAFAADTVVDLEGAVVLPGFTDAHTHLLMMGAALAQVPLTDARSLDAIQALLREARDAAPDATAIWGRGWLFDSVPGGAPTAAMIDAVVSDVPVYLDANDYHSCWVNSAALAELGITRDTPDPLGGEIGRDVDGEPNGMLFETAATRYAWARRDSSTTDAERDAAVDRVIDAYVRAGVVGVVDMAFNEHGLAAFERAAERHGGTLPIRLAAHWLVENTGDREQNLAQIDRVIELVERTRSSWVRVVGIKLILDGTIDACTAAMGAPYADGSNAAPIWPLIDLAPVVGAADAAGLQIAMHAIGDAASDDALTALERAYAANGELPRRHRIEHLEYAAPGTAERMARLGVTASMQPVHADPAIYPNWAAMLGDERADRAFAWPEYEQAGTLLAFSTDAPTAPYDALANMYVATTRASALDTSVPAVHPQFALPLADSIAHATRDTAASVGDGDWRGRLAPGFAADFAVLDADPFAEGAATLLSARVVRTVRAGETVFEETTGGSAPRH